One window of Deltaproteobacteria bacterium genomic DNA carries:
- a CDS encoding transposase yields the protein MNPNILEIGVDGTQGETLVVEWELIPGQSGAQFWQSLAPETRHRLASIADPLKILYQTLMEASTVSGICRLCLVRYRPQSTGLERGGEAGQFVDVLALESLAAEAVIKTDGWPGYSFLDAYPGLYHEWLVPGSGKEAPKVLPWAHALIANIKGNIRGIHHGVSPEPLPRYLAEFFYRFNRRFWEPQMFNRMLHACLNSATITFSELRI from the coding sequence ATGAATCCGAATATCTTGGAAATTGGGGTCGATGGCACCCAGGGTGAAACCCTGGTGGTGGAATGGGAGCTTATTCCCGGGCAGAGCGGGGCGCAATTCTGGCAAAGTCTGGCCCCAGAAACGCGACATCGACTGGCTTCGATAGCCGATCCCCTAAAAATACTATACCAGACTCTGATGGAAGCCAGCACGGTGAGCGGTATTTGTCGCCTGTGCCTGGTGCGCTACCGGCCCCAGTCCACGGGATTAGAGAGAGGAGGGGAGGCCGGCCAATTTGTTGACGTACTGGCCCTGGAGAGCCTGGCGGCCGAGGCGGTGATCAAGACCGACGGCTGGCCAGGCTATAGTTTCCTGGATGCTTATCCCGGTCTCTATCATGAGTGGCTGGTGCCCGGATCGGGGAAGGAAGCGCCCAAGGTCTTGCCTTGGGCCCACGCCTTGATCGCCAATATTAAAGGCAACATCCGGGGTATCCACCATGGCGTCAGCCCCGAGCCTCTGCCCCGTTACCTGGCGGAATTTTTCTATCGTTTCAACCGCCGCTTTTGGGAACCGCAAATGTTTAACCGCATGCTTCATGCTTGTCTCAATTCAGCTACTATCACATTTTCAGAGCTAAGGATATAA